The proteins below are encoded in one region of Mangifera indica cultivar Alphonso chromosome 7, CATAS_Mindica_2.1, whole genome shotgun sequence:
- the LOC123220896 gene encoding LOW QUALITY PROTEIN: imidazoleglycerol-phosphate dehydratase, chloroplastic-like (The sequence of the model RefSeq protein was modified relative to this genomic sequence to represent the inferred CDS: inserted 1 base in 1 codon) translates to MLFDVRVRATGDVRIDDPHTNEDVALAIGTALLQALGXRKGMNQFMDFSAPLDEALIHVSLDLSGRSHVSYDLQIPTETVGTYDTQLAGKNSHHIIEATFKAFARALWLATEEDPQHHDTIPRCN, encoded by the exons AT GCTTTTTGACGTGCGCGTGAGGGCAACTGGAGACGTTCGCATTGATGATCCTCACACGAATGAAGATGTTGCGCTTGCCATTGGAACT GCATTATTGCAAGCCCTTG ATAGGAAAGGAATGAACCAGTTTATGGACTTTTCAGCACCTCTTGATGAAGCATTAATACATGTTTCATTG GATTTATCTGGGAGATCACATGTAAGTTATGATTTGCAAATTCCTACGGAGACAGTTGGAACATATGATACTCAG CTTGCTGGGAAAAATTCTCACCATATTATTGAGGCAACCTTCAAAGCTTTTGCAAGGGCTCTTTGGCTGGCAACCGAGGAAGACCCACAACACCATGATACCATACCAAGGTGtaattga
- the LOC123220894 gene encoding photosystem II D1 precursor processing protein PSB27-H2, chloroplastic encodes MAPTLAATTYPLSSGISSSIKKIFKPCTDSNSKSFQSRCHAVVPSQEAALSRRHVIRRSSASIVAILTFDCRLTPLPAQAEDKSDGKDEKDEGVVGAIKSLFDPNEKTKSGKVLPKAYLKSARELVKSLRDSLKEDPKDIAKFRRNADAAKESIRDYLSNWRGQKSLASEESYAELEKAIRSLASFYSRAGPSAPLPEEVKSEILNDLDTAEEFL; translated from the exons ATGGCTCCAACTCTTGCAGCAACAACATATCCCCTCAGTTCTGGAATTTCCAGTTCCATCAAGAAAATCTTCAAGCCTTGCACCGactctaattcaaaatcttttcaatCCAGGTGTCATGCCGTAGTGCCATCTCAAGAGGCTGCATTAAGTCGCCGGCATGTTATACGGCGTAGTAGTGCCTCAATTGTTGCTATTTTGACCTTCGACTGTAGGTTAACCCCATTACCAGCGCAAGCTGAAGATAAATCTGATGGAAAGGATGAGAAGGATGAAGGAGTTGTTGGGGCAATTAAGTCACTGTTCGATCCAAATGAGAAAACAAAATCCGGGAAAGTTTTGCCAAAAGCTTACTTGAAATCAGCAAGAGAGTTGGTTAAGTCATTGCGTGACTCATTGAAGGAAGATCCCAAAGATATAGCTAAATTTAGGAGGAATGCGGATGCAGCAAAGGAGTCTATTAGAGACTATTTGAGCAATTGGAGGGGCCAAAAGAGCTTGGCTAGTGAG GAATCATATGCTGAGCTAGAGAAAGCAATCAGATCTTTGGCAAGCTTCTACTCAAGAGCAGGCCCATCTGCTCCTCTTCCAGAAGAGGTTAAGTCTGAAATATTAAATGATTTAGATACAGCTGAAGAATTTTTGTAA
- the LOC123220895 gene encoding 40S ribosomal protein S18 isoform X2, which translates to MSLVANEDFQHILRVLNTNVDGKQKIMFALTSIKGIGRRFANIVCKKADVDMNKRAGELSAAELDNLMTVVANPRQFKIPDWFLNRQKDYKDGRYSQVVSNALDMKLRDDLERLKKISGLWVLRMILVVGLFLGFMDDTASNNYLCC; encoded by the exons ATG TCTCTTGTGGCGAATGAGGACTTTCAACACATACTTCGTGTGTTGAACACGAACGTTGATGGCAAGCAAAAGATAATGTTCGCTCTTACTTCCATCAAAGGGATTGGTCGCCGTTTCGCCAACATTGTTTGCAAGAAAGCTGATGTCGACATGAACAAAAG AGCTGGTGAGCTATCTGCAGCAGAGCTTGACAACCTGATGACGGTTGTGGCAAATCCGCGTCAGTTTAAGATCCCAGATTGGTTTCTGAACAGGCAAAAGGATTACAAGGATGGTAGGTACTCTCAGGTTGTCTCCAATGCACTGGACATGAAGCTTAGGGATGATCTCGAGCGATTGAAGAAGATCAG TGGTTTATGGGTTTTACGGATGATACTGGTGGTAGGGCTCTTTCTGGGTTTTATGGATGATACAGCGTCAAACAATTACTTATGTTGTTAA
- the LOC123220895 gene encoding 40S ribosomal protein S18 isoform X1: MSLVANEDFQHILRVLNTNVDGKQKIMFALTSIKGIGRRFANIVCKKADVDMNKRAGELSAAELDNLMTVVANPRQFKIPDWFLNRQKDYKDGRYSQVVSNALDMKLRDDLERLKKIRNHRGLRHYWGLRVRGQHTKTTGRRGKTVGVSKKR; encoded by the exons ATG TCTCTTGTGGCGAATGAGGACTTTCAACACATACTTCGTGTGTTGAACACGAACGTTGATGGCAAGCAAAAGATAATGTTCGCTCTTACTTCCATCAAAGGGATTGGTCGCCGTTTCGCCAACATTGTTTGCAAGAAAGCTGATGTCGACATGAACAAAAG AGCTGGTGAGCTATCTGCAGCAGAGCTTGACAACCTGATGACGGTTGTGGCAAATCCGCGTCAGTTTAAGATCCCAGATTGGTTTCTGAACAGGCAAAAGGATTACAAGGATGGTAGGTACTCTCAGGTTGTCTCCAATGCACTGGACATGAAGCTTAGGGATGATCTCGAGCGATTGAAGAAGATCAG AAACCACCGTGGCCTTCGACACTATTGGGGTCTTCGAGTTCGAGGACAGCACACCAAGACTACTGGACGCAGGGGAAAGACTGTTGGTGTCTCAAAAAAGCGTTGA